From the Anguilla anguilla isolate fAngAng1 chromosome 8, fAngAng1.pri, whole genome shotgun sequence genome, one window contains:
- the LOC118233704 gene encoding homeodomain-interacting protein kinase 4-like — translation MISSESEQYDYTDDLGYGMFGTVATYERQSDKKIVAVKKLFRAGNRMAIREARLLSALMAHNAYKHHIIRFYEGFSHDFFFYIVEEALEQNLNKYRKTNALKKFEIRDIRTIMLQLLIALAKLEDMGIVHTDIKQDNILLVNQGRQPFRVKLADFGSAMTANELAKMWTPYIQPRFVRAPEVLLACPCDPKIDMWSLGCVMGEMAIGRMVFPSLCELDLAHSIFGTRGMPSAAMLSSGIKTKKFFDRVETSKGVYGWQLKPYNGRQLFSGTQSLRGYAPANLDLLRNMEELEHGSEVQDFAELADRRSLVDLLNRMLVLEPEKRVGPNQALRHPFLTLKHLSGRAKPRAQYSLQGYREAGVCPPQDRAWNCDSSSEESDPEVPKKKRRRSLRRSLRSFFSRVFSRRRKRQPAASQVNVDPPEGPSSAARGGQPAQNPVTTEQQSPEASSSSSAFESEESSTEDSGGAPAVPEGPPKKRGFLKWLRTRFSEWRGKKSASSPGSDSSL, via the exons ATGATATCTTCTGAATCCGAACAGTACGACTACACGGACGATTTAGGCTATGGGATGTTCGGCACGGTCGCGACTTACGAGCGGCAGAGCGACAAGAAAATCGTTGCAGTGAAGAAATTGTTCCGCGCGGGCAATCGGATGGCCATCCGAGAAGCACGACTTCTATCCGCTCTCATGGCCCATAACGCGTACAAGCACCACATTATCCGCTTCTATGAAGGTTTTTCGCAcgattttttcttttacatagtGGAAGAGGCACTGGAACAGAACCTGAATAAGTATCGGAAGACGAACGCGCTGAAGAAGTTTGAAATCCGGGACATCCGGACGATTATGTTGCAGCTGCTCATTGCGCTGGCCAAACTGGAGGACATGGGGATCGTCCATACTGACATCAAGCAGGACAACATCCTGCTCGTTAACCAGGGCCGTCAGCCCTTCAGGGTGAAGCTGGCCGACTTCGGCTCCGCAATGACCGCCAACGAGCTGGCTAAAATGTGGACGCCATACATTCAGCCCAG ATTTGTTCGAGCACCCGAGGTCCTCCTGGCCTGTCCGTGCGACCCGAAGATCGACATGTGGTCTCTGGGCTGCGTGATGGGGGAGATGGCAATTGGCCGCATGGTGTTCCCCTCGCTGTGTGAGCTTGATCTGGCCCACAGCATCTTTGGCACCCGGGGAATGCCCTCTGCCGCAATGCTGAGCTCAGGCATCAAAACAAAGAAGTTTTTTGATCGGGTGGAAACCAGCAAGGGTGTATATGGCTGGCAGCTGAAGCCATACAATGGGAGGCAGCTGTTCTCAGGGACCCAGAGCTTGAGGGGGTATGCGCCAGCCAACCTGGACCTACTGCGAAACATGGAGGAGCTAGAACACGGCTCAGAAGTGCAGGATTTTGCAGAGTTGGCTGACCGCAGGAGCCTGGTGGACCTGCTCAACCGGATGCTGGTCCTCGAGCCAGAGAAGAGGGTCGGCCCCAACCAGGCCCTGCGGCACCCTTTCCTGACCCTGAAACACCTCAGCGGGCGCGCAAAGCCCCGCGCGCAGTACTCGCTGCAGGGGTACAGGGAGGCGGGCGTGTGTCCGCCCCAGGACCGGGCGTGGAACTGCGACTCCTCCTCTGAGGAGAGCGACCCCGAGGTCccaaagaagaagaggaggcgCTCCTTGAGACGGTCGCTGCGCTCGTTTTTCTCGCGCGTCTTCTCACGCCGGCGCAAGAGGCAGCCTGCGGCCTCTCAGGTCAACGTAGACCCCCCGGAGGGTCCCAGCTCTGCCGCCCGCGGAGGCCAGCCGGCCCAAAACCCCGTGACGACGGAG CAGCAAAGCCCGGAGGCCTCGAGCAGCAGTTCAGCCTTCGAGTCCGAGGAGAGCAGCACTGAGGACAGCGGCGGCGCTCCGGCCGTCCCCGAGGGGCCCCCCAAAAAGAGGGGCTTCCTGAAGTGGCTGCGGACCCGCTTTTCGGAATGGCGGGGCAAGAAGTCCGCCTCCTCTCCGGGCAGCGACAGCAGCCTGTAG
- the clk2a gene encoding dual specificity protein kinase CLK2 — MPHSRRYPSSERASRGSYQDRYRGRRHRHRRSPSLSSSSERERERDRRGGPHRQGCSYLRSRSYDNRSADRRPYDRHYCEGYRRLDYGREQEREREREREREHAAAEGYYAHADFAARPYDYRRGREREREREDSYERKGSRRKHNRRRRRTRSYSASSSRSGSRTRALSVRDDEEGHLVYRSGDVLQERYEIVNTLGEGTFGRVVQCVDHRRGGARVALKIIKNVEKYKEAARLEINVLEKINEKDPENKHLCVQMYDWFDYHGHMCISFELLALSTFDFLKENNYLPYSIGQVRHMAYQICQAVKYMHDSKLTHTDLKPENILFVNSDFTMTYNVEKKRDERTVKSTAVRVVDFGSATFDHEHHSTIVSTRHYRAPEVILELGWSQPCDVWSIGCILFEYYLGFTLFQTHDNREHLAMMERILGPVPSKMIRKTRKQKYFYRGRLDWDESSSAGRYVRENCKPLRRYLLSEAEEHHQLFDLIESMLEYEPSKRLTMAAALRHPFFEAGNGGDASGSKSWEGNRDISR, encoded by the exons ATGCCTCACTCACGGCGGTACCCGTCTTCGGAGCGGGCGAGTCGAGGCAGCTACCAGGACCGTTACCGCGGCCGCAGGCACCGGCACCGCCGCTCGCCCTCCCTGTCCTCCAGCAGCGAGCGAGAGCGCGAGCGGGACAGGCGGGGTGGGCCGCACCGGCAGGGCTGCAGCTACCTGCGCTCCAGGAG ctACGACAACCGCTCGGCAGACCGCAGGCCGTACGACCGCCACTACTGCGAGGGCTACCGTCGCCTGGACTACGGCCGCGAgcaggagcgggagagggagagggagcgggagagggagcaCGCCGCGGCCGAGGGCTACTACGCGCACGCCGACTTCGCCGCCCGCCCCTACGACTACCGGCGCGGGCgcgagcgggagcgggagcgcgAGGACTCGTACGAGAGGAAGGGCAGCAGGCGTAAGCACAATCGAAGGAGGCGTAGAACCAGGTCCTATAGCGCGTCCTCTTCG CGGAGCGGCAGCCGGACGCGAGCGTTGAGCGTGCGGGACGACGAAGAGGGCCACCTGGTCTATCGGAGTGGGGACGTCCTGCAAGAGAGAT ATGAGATCGTGAACACTCTGGGGGAAGGAACCTTTGGGAGGGTGGTTCAGTGTGTGGACCATCGCAG GGGCGGAGCCCGTGTGGCCTTGAAGATCATCAAGAACGTAGAGAAGTACAAGGAGGCAGCGCGACTGGAGATTAACGTGCTGGAGAAGATCAACGAGAAGGACCCGGAGAACAAGCA CCTGTGCGTGCAGATGTACGACTGGTTCGACTACCACGGCCACATGTGCATCTCCTTCGAGCTGCTGGCGCTCAGCACCTTCGACTTCCTCAAGGAGAACAACTACCTGCCCTACTCCATCGGCCAGGTCCGCCACATGGCCTACCAGATCTGCCAGGCGGTCAAGT ACATGCACGACAGCAAGCTGACGCACACGGACCTGAAGCCGGAGAACATCCTGTTCGTCAACTCGGACTTCACCATGACGTACAACGTGGAGAAG aaacGGGACGAGCGCACGGTCAAGAGCACCGCCGTGCGGGTGGTGGATTTCGGCAGCGCCACGTTCGACCACGAGCACCACAGCACCATCGTGTCCACCCGCCACTACCGCGCCCCGGAGGTCATCCTGG agCTGGGCTGGAGCCAGCCGTGTGACGTGTGGAGCATCGGCTGCATCCTGTTCGAGTACTACCTGGGGTTCACCCTGTTTCAG aCCCATGACAACCGGGAGCACCTGGCCATGATGGAGAGGATTCTGGGTCCGGTTCCTTCTAAGATGATCCGTAAAACCAG GAAGCAGAAGTATTTCTACCGCGGCCGGCTGGACTGGGACGAGAGCAGCTCGGCGGGGAGATACGTGAGAGAGAACTGCAAACCGCTgcgg agaTACCTCCTCTCCGAGGCGGAGGAGCACCACCAGCTCTTTGACCTGATTGAGAGCATGCTGGAGTACGAGCCCTCCAAGCGCCTCACCATGGCCGCCGCTCTCCGCCACCCCTTCTTCGAGGCCGGCAACGGGGGCGACGCCAGCGGCAGCAAGAGCTGGGAGGGCAACCGCGACATCAGCCggtga
- the LOC118233715 gene encoding trypsin-1-like, which produces MRSLVFILLLGAAVAQDDDKIVGGYECEPHSKPWQVSLNSGYHFCGGSLVNENWVVSAAHCYKSRVEVRLGEHNIRKTEGNEQFIRSSRVIRHPKYNSWTMDSDIMLIKLSKPVTFSDAVQPVALPTSCAPAGTMCTVSGWGDTMSSNDGSRLQCLEIPILEDNDCDNSYAGMITPTMFCAGYLQGGKDSCQGDSGGPVVCNGELQGVVSWGYGCAERNHPGVYAKVCLFNDWIASTIASY; this is translated from the exons ATGAGGTCTCTGGTCTTCATTCTGCTTCTGGGAGCCGCTG TGGCTCAGGATGATGATAAGATTGTGGGAGGGTACGAGTGTGAGCCCCACTCCAAGCCCTGGCAGGTGTCTCTGAACTCTGGGTACCACTTCTGCGGTGGCTCCCTGGTCAACGAGAACTGGGTGGTGTCCGCTGCTCACTGCTACAAATC ccgTGTGGAGGTGCGTCTGGGCGAGCACAACATCAGGAAGACCGAGGGCAATGAGCAGTTCATCCGCTCCTCCCGCGTGATCCGCCACCCCAAATACAACTCCTGGACCATGGACAGTGACATCATGCTGATCAAGCTCAGCAAGCCCGTCACCTTCAGCGACGCTGTGCAGCCTGTGGCCCTGCCCACCAGCTGTGCCCCTGCTGGCACCATGTGCACCGTCTCTGGCTGGGGCGACACCATGAGCTCCA acgATGGCAGCAGACTGCAGTGCCTGGAGATCCCCATCCTGGAGGACAATGATTGTGACAACTCCTACGCTGGGATGATCACCCCCACCATGTTCTGCGCTGGATACCTGCAGGGAGGCAAGGACTCCTGCCAG GGTGACTCTGGCGGCCCTGTTGTGTGCAACGGTGAGCTCCAGGGTGTTGTGTCCTGGGGATACGGCTGTGCTGAGAGGAATCACCCCGGCGTCTACGCCAAG GTCTGCCTCTTCAACGACTGGATCGCCTCCACCATCGCCAGTTACTAA
- the LOC118233714 gene encoding trypsin-1-like — protein sequence MRSLVFILLLGAAVAQDDDKIVGGYECEPHSKPWQVSLNSGYHFCGGSLVNENWVVSAAHCYKSRVEVRLGEHNIRKTEGNEQFIRSSRVIRHPKYNSWTIDNDIMLIKLSEPATFSDAVQPVALPTSCAPAGTMCTVSGWGDTMTSNDGTRLQCLEIPILENRDCDNAYPGMITDAMFCAGYLQGGKDSCQGDSGGPVVCNGELQGVVSWGYGCAERDHPGVYAKVCLFNDWLASTMASN from the exons ATGAGGTCTCTGGTCTTTATTCTGCTTCTGGGAGCCGCTG TGGCTCAGGATGATGATAAGATTGTGGGAGGGTACGAGTGTGAGCCCCACTCCAAGCCCTGGCAGGTGTCTCTGAACTCTGGGTACCACTTCTGCGGTGGCTCCCTGGTCAACGAGAACTGGGTGGTGTCCGCTGCTCACTGCTACAAATC ccgCGTTGAGGTGCGTCTGGGCGAGCACAACATCAGGAAGACCGAGGGCAACGAGCAGTTCATCCGCTCCTCCCGCGTGATCCGCCACCCCAAATACAACTCCTGGACCATCGACAATGACATCATGCTGATCAAGCTCAGCGAGCCCGCCACCTTCAGCGACGCTGTGCAGCCTGTGGCCCTGCCCACCAGCTGTGCCCCTGCTGGCACCATGTGCACCGTCTCTGGCTGGGGCGACACCATGACCTCCA acgATGGCACCAGACTGCAGTGCCTGGAGATCCCCATCCTGGAGAACAGGGATTGTGACAACGCTTATCCTGGGATGATCACCGACGCCATGTTCTGCGCTGGATACCTGCAGGGAGGCAAGGACTCCTGCCAG GGTGACTCTGGCGGCCCTGTTGTGTGTAACGGTGAGCTCCAGGGTGTTGTGTCCTGGGGATACGGCTGTGCTGAGAGGGATCACCCTGGCGTCTACGCCAAG GTCTGCCTCTTCAACGACTGGCTCGCCTCCACCATGGCCAGCAACTAA